One segment of Engraulis encrasicolus isolate BLACKSEA-1 chromosome 7, IST_EnEncr_1.0, whole genome shotgun sequence DNA contains the following:
- the entpd5a gene encoding ectonucleoside triphosphate diphosphohydrolase 5 — MALPNRLLLLACAWAALGGFLSPRLQVVEGTYYGHHVYNTHIISHRMPTRPVHHPRHYGSMDNQIPPEVHSTPEVHSTPEVQHHHPTTPEVHATPEVDHAAATPPEVPYHHNPHHYAPPPPPPPSPPEVHHPHHAPEVSGGTEVSGIPEVSGTPVAGGHPHHPRHLPHLHHQHQPHQHQPQHQPERPANVSRVYYGIMFDAGSTGTRIHIYKFIQKDPVELPVLDNEMYHAVKPGLSAYADKPDVGGETIRQLLKVAKKTIPKPEWIQTPVILKATAGLRLLPAEKAKALLDEVKEIFDESPFFVPNNSVSIMNGTNEGVLAWVTVNFLTGHLYAKTKKTVGILDLGGGSTQITFLPKAKKTVQTAPTSYIARFNMFDSLYELYTHSYLGNGLFAARLATLGALGSDDIEWKVFQSSCLPKKYREDWTFGGLTYKISGIPDGYAGYKLCYHEVMRVVKGIIHQPYEVKGSSIFYAFSYYYDRAVESGLIDGSRGGVVEVRDFKKKAKEVCNKMTKYRPISPFLCMDMTYITALLKEGFGFKDSTVLQLAKKVNNVETSWALGATFDHFNNFNIH; from the exons ATGGCTCTACCGAACCGGCTCCTGCTGTTAGCGTGCGCGTGGGCAGCGCTGGGGGGATTCCTGTCCCCCCGGCTGCAGGTGGTGGAGGGAACCTACTACGGCCACCACGTCTACAACACGCACATCATCAGCCACCGCATGCCCACGCGCCCCGTGCACCACCCCCGCCACTACGGCAGCATGGACAACCAGATCCCGCCCGAGGTGCACTCCACGCCCGAGGTGCACTCCACGCCCGAGGTCCAGCACCACCACCCGACCACGCCAGAGGTGCACGCCACGCCCGAGGTGGACCACGCCGCAGCCACGCCGCCCGAGGTGCCCTACCACCACAACCCTCACCACTACGCGCCTCCGCCGCCGCCTCCCCCTTCGCCGCCCGAGGTGCACCATCCTCATCACGCTCCCGAGGTGTCCGGGGGCACGGAGGTTTCCGGCATTCCTGAGGTTTCTGGGACTCCTGTTGCCGGGGGTCATCCTCATCACCCTCGTCATCtccctcatcttcatcatcagcatcagcctCATCAGCATCAGCCTCAGCACCAGCCGGAGCGTCCCGCCAACGTGAGCCGGGTCTACTATGGGATAATGTTTGATGCCGGCAGCACCGGCACGCGCATCCACATCTACAAGTTCATCCAGAAGGATCCTG TTGAGCTGCCTGTCCTGGACAACGAAATGTACCATGCGGTGAAGCCTGGTCTCTCCGCATATGCCGACAAGCCTGACGTG GGTGGGGAGACCATTCGTCAGCTTTTGAAGGTGGCTAAGAAGACCATCCCCAAGCCGGAGTGGATCCAGACCCCTGTGATCCTCAAAGCCACCGCCGGCCTGCGCCTGCTCCCCGCTGAGAAAGCCAAGGCCCTTCTAGATGAG GTCAAGGAGATCTTTGACGAGTCACCCTTCTTTGTGCCTAACAACAGTGTTTCCATCATGAATGGCACCAATgaag GTGTGCTGGCTTGGGTGACTGTAAACTTCCTGACAG GTCATCTGTATGCCAAGACCAAGAAGACAGTTGGCATCTTGGACTTGGGTGGTGGATCTACACAGATCACCTTCCTGCCCAAGGCGAAG AAAACAGTCCAGACTGCTCCAACCAGCTACATTGCCAGATTCAACATGTTCGACAGCCTCTATGAActctacacacacag CTACCTTGGGAATGGACTCTTCGCTGCACGCCTGGCTACCCTCGGGGCTCTTGGATCTGATG ATATTGAGTGGAAAGTCTTCCAGAGCTCTTGTCTACCAAAGAAGTACAGGGAAGACTGGACCTTTGGCGGCCTGACATACAAGATCAGCGGCATCCCCGACG gttatGCCGGCTACAAGCTGTGCTACCACGAGGTGATGCGCGTTGTGAAGGGAATTATCCACCAGCCCTACGAGGTGAAGGGCAGCAGCATCTTCTACGCCTTCTCCTACTACTACGACAGGGCTGTGGAGTCAGGACTCATCG ATGGCTCGCGGGGCGGTGTGGTGGAGGTCAGAGACTTCAAGAAGAAAGCCAAGGAAG TCTGTAATAAGATGACCAAATATCGGCCCATCAGCCCGTTCCTGTGCATGGACATGACCTACATCACGGCCCTGCTGAAGGAAGGCTTCGGCTTCAAAGACAGCACGGTGCTGCAG CTCGCCAAAAAGGTCAACAACGTGGAGACGAGTTGGGCCCTGGGCGCCACATTTGATCACTTTAACAACTTCAACATTCACTAA